One Desulfomicrobium macestii genomic window, GTTCATGACCGAGGATCAGCTTTCGGCATATCTTAAAGCATTGGATGAAGAATCGAGCCAGCACTGCGCGGCCTTTTTCCGCATCGCACTTTTGACAGGGATCAGGCGGACCGCCCTTCTCAACGTCATGTGGTCAGATGTGGATCTCGAGAATGGATTCCTCACCCTGCGCGGGGCCACGGCAAAAAACGAAAAGACGCAGACCATACCCCTCTCCCCCGGCGCGGTGGAGGTGCTGAAAGGCATCGTGCGCACGAACTCCCCTTACATCTGGCCAGGCCAGAATGGAGGCGCCAGAGAAGACATGCGGCGCATGGGGCGACGACTCAGAGACAAGGCCGGGCTCCCGGCGGACTTCCGACCGGTGCATGGGCTCAGGCATCATTTTGCCAGCCATCTGGCCAGTTCGGGAGCGAGCCTTTATGAAGTTGGCACGCTCCTGACCCATGGCGATCTTAGCGTAACGAAAAGATATGCGCACCTCTCCGATCACGCGCTGCGACGAGCCGCTTCTCTTGCGGATGACATGGTGAAGGTGAAGAAAAAGGCTACGGTCTCAAAAATCAACGGCGAAAAGTAATCGTCTAATCGGCGCTTTGCCAGATATCACTCTTTAAACAAGTCAACTATTTTTACATTCAGTCCCTTGGCAATTATCGCAAGAGTTTCAAGCTTGCACAATTTAATTTGGCTTGTTCTGGCTCGCTCAATAATTTTTGTGGACAACTTTGTTTCATTTGAAAGCGCTACTATGGATATTTTTTTCTCTTCCATAATTCGCTTCACATTACTCGTAATCCCTGTTGTTTCCGAACGAATATCGTAAATTGACATGACCCCACCACCGTCCTGATTGTTTTGGGTGAGACTACCGGAAATGTATTGACAAGCCCAACGTAATATATTACTGTATTCATCAACCTTTACCTTCTCCCGGCACCGACATTAAAGCCGTGTCTTAATAAAAAATTTATTACTTACAGATCGTTATGAAAATTATCATCATGGGCGACATTCACGCAGATTTTGGGTCGGTGAACCAGTTTCTGAACAAACAGAAGCCGGACATTGTTCTGCAATGCGGAGATTTCGGCTGGTGGCCACATCGACACGGAACAGAGAAAATCACCAGAAATCGCCGATTCGATCAGTATTCCATCAAGCCGCAAAGCACAAAAATATACTGGTGCGACGGCAATCACGAAAATCACGACGACCTGCAAGAACGCATGAAGGCTGCCCCTGGGCAGCCCCTGGAAATTCCGGTTCCCGGCTGTTTCTACATGCCAAGGGGTTCAGTCTTGACCTTACCAGACGGCAGGAACGTCCTCTTCTTCGGGGGAGCCATGTCCACCGACAGGGACGGTCGAACCGAAGGCGACGACTGGTGGGCGAAAGAGGTGCCCACTGTCGAGGACCTTGATCATGCCCGGGCGCAAGTTGCTGCCCATGGCGGACGCGTTGATATCGTGATTTCGCACACTGGACCTACACGATTCTTGCGACAGCTCCCGGCAAAAGAAATCAACCCGGCCAGGCTTATGGATCCCACGGTGGCCCTTCTAGACGCGGTTCTGGAGGAGTTTCAGCCGAGGCAGTGGTTTTTTGGGCACTTCCACTTACACGCAAAGGGAGTGGATCAGGGTTGCGCTTGGCAGTGCCTGAGCGGAGAAGGCTTGGGGGGCACGTGGTGGGTGGAGCTGAGCTCGTAGTCTGGAAGTGCCAAAATGTGGCACTTCCAGACTACGAGACGACGGTGAAAAGCGGGTTTTGGAGGTGGTGTTGTGAAAGTGGAAATGGGTGCAGGGTTCCTAGCGGGAGGCCTGGGGACCAAATCTGAAAAACTGCGGGGGACTATGATTCTGTTCGCAGGCGACTGCCACGGGGATTTCGTGCCTGTCATCGAGGAGGCCGACGATGCCTTGGCTGTCGTGCTCTTGGGCGACCAGGAGCCGCAGGTGTCCCTGGCCGATGAGTTGGGGCCTGGCTTGGCCAGAAAATCGTGGTGGATCTACGGAAACCACGACAGTGACTATTTGGACTTCTTCGAAAATCACAAATCCATGGCCGACCGGAACCTGCACTGCCAGATGATCGAGATCGATGGCGTGCGGATCGCGGGCCTGGGCGGTGTGTTCCGCGCAAAAAAGTTCGAAATTGACCAGACCACG contains:
- a CDS encoding helix-turn-helix domain-containing protein yields the protein MSIYDIRSETTGITSNVKRIMEEKKISIVALSNETKLSTKIIERARTSQIKLCKLETLAIIAKGLNVKIVDLFKE
- a CDS encoding metallophosphoesterase family protein — encoded protein: MKIIIMGDIHADFGSVNQFLNKQKPDIVLQCGDFGWWPHRHGTEKITRNRRFDQYSIKPQSTKIYWCDGNHENHDDLQERMKAAPGQPLEIPVPGCFYMPRGSVLTLPDGRNVLFFGGAMSTDRDGRTEGDDWWAKEVPTVEDLDHARAQVAAHGGRVDIVISHTGPTRFLRQLPAKEINPARLMDPTVALLDAVLEEFQPRQWFFGHFHLHAKGVDQGCAWQCLSGEGLGGTWWVELSS
- a CDS encoding metallophosphoesterase family protein, yielding MILFAGDCHGDFVPVIEEADDALAVVLLGDQEPQVSLADELGPGLARKSWWIYGNHDSDYLDFFENHKSMADRNLHCQMIEIDGVRIAGLGGVFRAKKFEIDQTTRLDEVDLDCPQDYREAWIKLRRGGRAYPADFTSIFPDDLKSLLALAGHVDVLVTHEAPESHVDQHPNGATDRHPNRSSKSERFSLGRPRLIT